The following are encoded together in the Rhodobacter sp. genome:
- a CDS encoding aldehyde dehydrogenase family protein, whose product MTDLPSAAEILAACGFDAATLSGGTLAVHSPIDGAEIARIAETPLADMPAVIGRATAAFEAWRRVPAPRRGELVRLLGEELRAAKAALGALVTLEAGKIVSEGLGEVQEMIDICDFAVGLSRQLYGLTIASERPGHVMRETWHPLGPAAVITAFNFPVAVWSWNAALALVCGDPVIWKPSEKTPLTALACAAIFARAVARFGDDAPEGLMQVVIGGADLGAALTAAPAVPLVSATGSTRMGRIVGPAVASRFGRSILELGGNNAMIVAPSADLEMAVRAIVFSAVGTAGQRCTSLRRLIVHHSIRDALLERLIRAYASLPIGDPRKATTLVGPLVDAASHERMQAALDRARADGGIVHGGRAASGAPQGGAYVEPAIVEMPGQTAVVREETFAPILYVMGYEDFDEALALQNDVPQGLSSCIFTLNLREAEDFLQRSDCGIANVNIGPSGAEIGGAFGGEKETGGGRESGSDAWKGYMRRATNTVNHSASLPLAQGVRFDV is encoded by the coding sequence ATGACCGACCTGCCTTCCGCCGCCGAGATCCTCGCCGCCTGCGGCTTCGACGCCGCCACGCTGTCCGGCGGGACCCTGGCGGTGCACAGCCCCATCGACGGGGCCGAGATTGCCCGAATCGCCGAAACCCCGCTGGCCGACATGCCCGCCGTGATCGGCCGCGCCACCGCCGCCTTCGAGGCCTGGCGCCGCGTGCCCGCGCCCCGGCGCGGCGAGCTGGTGCGCCTGCTGGGCGAAGAATTGCGCGCGGCAAAAGCGGCGCTGGGCGCGCTGGTCACGCTCGAGGCCGGCAAGATCGTGTCCGAAGGGCTGGGCGAAGTGCAGGAGATGATCGACATCTGCGACTTTGCCGTGGGCCTGTCGCGCCAGCTCTACGGGCTGACCATCGCCTCGGAACGGCCGGGCCACGTGATGCGCGAAACCTGGCACCCGCTGGGCCCGGCGGCGGTCATCACGGCGTTCAACTTTCCGGTCGCGGTGTGGTCGTGGAACGCCGCGCTGGCGCTGGTCTGCGGCGATCCCGTGATCTGGAAACCGTCGGAAAAGACGCCGCTGACCGCGCTGGCCTGCGCGGCGATCTTTGCCCGCGCGGTGGCGCGCTTTGGCGACGACGCCCCCGAGGGCCTGATGCAGGTCGTCATCGGCGGCGCCGATCTGGGCGCCGCGCTGACCGCCGCGCCCGCGGTGCCGCTGGTCTCGGCCACCGGCTCGACCCGCATGGGGCGCATCGTCGGCCCGGCGGTGGCCAGCCGTTTCGGCCGGTCGATCCTGGAACTCGGCGGCAACAACGCCATGATTGTCGCGCCCTCGGCGGACCTGGAAATGGCGGTGCGCGCGATCGTCTTTTCAGCCGTGGGCACGGCCGGGCAGCGCTGCACCTCGTTGCGCCGCCTGATCGTGCACCATTCGATCCGCGACGCGCTGCTGGAGCGGCTGATCCGCGCCTATGCCAGCCTGCCCATCGGCGACCCGCGCAAGGCCACGACGCTGGTCGGGCCGCTGGTCGATGCCGCCTCGCACGAGCGGATGCAGGCGGCGCTCGACCGCGCGCGCGCGGATGGCGGTATCGTCCACGGCGGCCGCGCGGCCTCGGGCGCGCCGCAGGGCGGTGCCTATGTCGAACCGGCCATCGTCGAAATGCCCGGCCAGACCGCGGTGGTGCGCGAGGAAACCTTTGCGCCGATCCTCTATGTCATGGGCTACGAGGACTTCGACGAGGCCCTTGCGCTGCAAAACGACGTGCCACAGGGCCTGTCGTCGTGCATCTTCACGTTGAACCTGCGCGAGGCCGAGGACTTCCTGCAACGCTCGGATTGCGGGATCGCCAACGTCAACATCGGCCCCTCGGGCGCCGAGATCGGCGGCGCGTTCGGCGGCGAGAAGGAAACCGGCGGCGGTCGCGAGAGCGGTTCGGACGCCTGGAAGGGCTACATGCGCCGCGCCACGAACACCGTCAACCACTCGGCCTCGCTGCCGCTGGCGCAGGGCGTTCGTTTCGACGTCTGA
- a CDS encoding thiamine diphosphokinase — translation MSDPFAKAPGITLVGGGASSAEALTRALARAPRLIAVDGGADAALAMGHLPDLATGDFDSISPRARAALGPDRLRHTPDQEETDFDKALAFVDAPFALAVGFTGARLDHTLAAMSTLLRNPSRRVILDTGHDLCLLCPPRLALSLPRGTRVSLYPTAPMRCDSVGLRWPTSPLHFAPDARIGTSNAATGGPVVLTPDGPSMLLLLPVSELDELLAALAGAPLWPDAAHAR, via the coding sequence GCCGAGGCCCTGACCCGCGCCCTCGCCCGCGCGCCCCGCCTGATCGCGGTGGATGGCGGCGCCGACGCCGCGCTGGCCATGGGACACCTGCCAGACCTGGCGACCGGCGATTTCGATTCGATCAGCCCCCGGGCCCGGGCCGCGCTGGGCCCCGACCGCCTGCGCCATACCCCCGATCAGGAGGAAACCGACTTTGACAAGGCGCTGGCGTTTGTCGACGCGCCCTTTGCCCTGGCGGTCGGCTTTACCGGCGCGCGGCTGGACCACACGCTGGCGGCGATGAGCACACTTCTGCGCAACCCGTCGCGCCGCGTGATCCTGGACACCGGCCACGACCTGTGCCTGCTGTGCCCGCCCCGGCTGGCGCTGTCGCTGCCCCGGGGCACGCGGGTCTCGCTGTATCCGACGGCGCCGATGCGCTGCGACTCGGTGGGGTTGCGCTGGCCCACCTCGCCGCTGCATTTCGCCCCGGACGCCCGCATCGGCACCTCGAACGCGGCGACCGGCGGACCTGTGGTGCTGACCCCCGATGGCCCGTCGATGCTGCTGCTGCTGCCGGTCAGCGAACTGGACGAACTGCTGGCGGCGCTTGCCGGCGCGCCGCTCTGGCCAGATGCCGCTCACGCGCGATGA
- a CDS encoding EamA family transporter, protein MVAFCAIAPLIDVAAKFASQSVTVTQVTFFRMVVQALLMAPVVAVMRQSLRLSAKSAGLLMARALMLIGSTYAFVGAVQVMPIADALAIVFVEPFILLALGFLLFGDQVGPRRILASVIGFLGALLVIQPNFAIFGAIALYPLATAGFFAVYMLLTRRIARDHPPESMQFHTAWMGMALMVPVLALGHGADLPLLQLSNPPLAVWGQLAGLGLAATVSHIAITYALRYAPSATLAPLHYLEIVNAALFGWLFFGDWPNPMSWAGIVVIVASGLYIIARERHLARAARRQAPPAVRPVR, encoded by the coding sequence ATGGTGGCCTTTTGCGCCATTGCGCCCTTGATCGACGTGGCGGCGAAATTCGCCTCGCAGTCGGTGACCGTCACGCAGGTGACGTTCTTCCGCATGGTGGTGCAGGCGCTGTTGATGGCGCCGGTGGTGGCGGTGATGCGCCAGTCGCTGCGCCTGTCGGCCAAATCGGCGGGGCTGCTCATGGCGCGCGCGCTCATGCTGATCGGTTCGACCTATGCCTTTGTCGGGGCGGTTCAGGTCATGCCGATCGCCGACGCGCTGGCGATCGTCTTCGTGGAACCCTTCATCCTGCTGGCGCTGGGCTTTCTGCTGTTCGGCGATCAGGTTGGCCCGCGCCGGATCCTGGCCTCGGTCATCGGCTTTCTGGGCGCGCTGCTGGTGATCCAGCCCAATTTCGCGATCTTCGGCGCGATTGCGCTGTATCCGCTGGCGACCGCAGGGTTCTTTGCCGTCTACATGCTGCTGACCCGCCGCATCGCGCGCGACCACCCGCCTGAATCGATGCAGTTCCACACCGCCTGGATGGGCATGGCGCTGATGGTGCCGGTGCTGGCCCTGGGTCACGGCGCCGACCTGCCCCTTTTGCAACTGAGCAATCCGCCCCTGGCTGTCTGGGGGCAGCTTGCCGGGCTGGGGCTGGCGGCCACGGTGTCGCATATCGCGATCACCTATGCGCTGCGCTACGCGCCCTCGGCCACGCTGGCCCCGCTGCACTATCTGGAGATCGTCAACGCCGCACTGTTCGGCTGGCTGTTCTTTGGTGACTGGCCCAATCCGATGAGCTGGGCGGGCATCGTCGTGATCGTCGCCTCGGGGCTCTACATCATCGCGCGTGAGCGGCATCTGGCCAGAGCGGCGCGCCGGCAAGCGCCGCCAGCAGTTCGTCCAGTTCGCTGA
- a CDS encoding L-serine ammonia-lyase, producing MFLSVFDIFKIGIGPSSSHTMGPMVAAARFLDRLRASPFRVHGLRASLHGSLAFTGVGHATDRAVILGLAGFQPESYDADRAETALAAIRATRTVTPPDLPVLAFDPDKDLQFDYGPALAGHANGLILMATDAQGDVIAQETYFSIGGGFVVTEAEHAAGAAAQAGPRVRYPFESAAAMLDMARASGLSIAAMKRANELSLRDEAALKAGLHRIWAVMNACIERGLAGEGILPGGLKVRRRAKAIHDALLAERGLNLTAPHVINDWMSTYAMAVNEENAAGGQVVTAPTNGAAGVMPAVIRYWLDHVPGASHDRVEDFLLTAAAIGGLIKHNASISGAECGCQAEVGSAAAMAAAGLCAVLGGTPEQVENAAEIALEHHLGMTCDPVKGLVQVPCIERNGLGAIKAVSAASLALRGDGQHFMPLDNCIEAMRQTGADMSEKYKETALGGLAVNVPNC from the coding sequence ATGTTTCTCTCCGTCTTCGATATTTTCAAGATCGGTATCGGCCCGTCGTCGTCGCATACGATGGGGCCGATGGTGGCGGCGGCGCGCTTCCTGGACCGGCTCAGGGCGTCGCCCTTTCGGGTGCACGGTCTGCGGGCGTCGCTGCATGGCTCGCTGGCCTTTACCGGCGTCGGGCACGCAACCGATCGGGCGGTGATCCTGGGTCTGGCCGGCTTTCAGCCCGAAAGCTACGACGCCGACCGGGCCGAGACCGCGCTCGCCGCGATCCGCGCGACACGGACCGTCACGCCGCCCGATCTGCCGGTTCTGGCCTTCGATCCCGACAAGGACCTTCAGTTCGATTACGGCCCCGCGCTGGCCGGGCATGCGAACGGTCTGATCCTGATGGCGACCGATGCACAGGGCGACGTGATCGCGCAAGAGACCTATTTCTCGATCGGCGGCGGTTTCGTGGTGACCGAGGCCGAGCACGCGGCCGGTGCCGCGGCGCAGGCCGGCCCCAGGGTGCGCTATCCGTTCGAAAGCGCCGCGGCGATGCTGGACATGGCGCGCGCCTCGGGCCTGTCGATCGCCGCGATGAAGCGCGCGAACGAGTTGAGCCTGCGCGACGAGGCGGCGCTCAAGGCCGGGCTGCACCGCATCTGGGCGGTGATGAACGCCTGTATCGAGCGCGGCCTGGCCGGCGAGGGCATTCTGCCCGGCGGGTTGAAGGTGCGCCGCCGTGCCAAGGCGATCCACGATGCGCTGCTGGCCGAGCGGGGCCTGAACCTGACGGCACCGCATGTCATCAACGACTGGATGTCCACCTATGCGATGGCCGTGAACGAGGAGAACGCGGCCGGCGGGCAGGTGGTCACGGCGCCGACAAACGGTGCTGCCGGGGTGATGCCGGCGGTCATCCGCTATTGGCTGGACCATGTGCCGGGCGCCAGTCACGACCGGGTCGAGGACTTCCTGCTGACCGCAGCGGCGATCGGCGGGTTGATCAAGCACAACGCCTCGATCAGCGGGGCGGAATGCGGCTGTCAGGCCGAGGTTGGCAGCGCCGCGGCGATGGCGGCGGCGGGGCTCTGCGCGGTGCTGGGCGGCACCCCCGAGCAGGTCGAGAACGCCGCCGAAATCGCGCTGGAGCATCACCTGGGCATGACCTGCGACCCGGTGAAGGGGCTGGTGCAGGTGCCCTGCATCGAGCGCAACGGCCTGGGCGCGATCAAGGCCGTCAGTGCGGCCTCGTTGGCGTTGCGCGGCGACGGGCAGCATTTCATGCCGCTCGACAATTGCATCGAGGCGATGCGCCAGACCGGCGCCGACATGAGCGAGAAATACAAGGAAACCGCGCTGGGCGGGCTGGCGGTGAACGTGCCCAACTGCTGA